TCCACGGCTCCACTACTATCTCTACCTTGCCTCTCTCTTGAGAATTTTCCAATCTGAACTAGTGAAAAGTTTCCAACCTAGTACCTTCTGAAGGTTTCAAAGCATTTTTTCCGAGTATCGCAATACAATGTCACAACAAATTAATAAGCTTTGCTTGTGTCTCTCTCTCTGCACCTTTGCTCCACCTTGGCCCTCTCATGAGATATTTTCAATCCAAACTAGAGAGAAAAGTTTTCAACGCAACTTATAAGAAGGTTTTGAGCAAAAAAGAAATCATTATTCTCAACTTACTATTCCAAAAAGAACCCTACCTATCCACCAGCCACCTACACCTTGGCCTTAGAAATTCTCAATACACCGAGCTAGCAAAAAGGCTTCCAAATTAACCCAActtatttttttttccaaatttcaCATTGCAATTTCCAAGCTTACTCAAACCCTAAACTTTGGAAGTTTCCAACCCAAATTTTTAAGGTTTCAAGAATTTTTTTGAAACATCACACTAGTTTCAAAAAAGAAAAGCCATCCCCATCTACCTTAGATCGATCCACCCTCGCCTTCTCATCAGAAATTTTCAATCTGATCTAGCAACCCAACTTAGAAGGTTTTTGAGCAAAAAAGAATCAATCTCAAGTTACAGTTTTTTAAAAAACCCATCATTGTCCATCACTTCCACTCCTAGCTCCACCTTGGTCTTCTCATGATAAATCCTCACTTGATCCGAAGTAGTTACAAAAAGGTTTCCAAACCAAATTTATTAAGAAGGTTGCACCATAGAGATTTGACTTTTCCAAATTTGAACTTACAATTTTCAACCATACTCAAAACCTACAAGTCTTTGGTTGGGAGGACGACGGGGGATAGGTTAGGGTGAGACAGTCTTTCGTGGTGTTCCATACGGGGATGATATAGGACCGGACCGTCCCTAGAGGAAATATTCCTCTGGATCTGGGGTCATCCCATCCCTCCAAATCGAGGGGACAACCTCGTCCCTTATCCACGTCGTTGCGTGTCTGTCTCGCTCGGTCAAGCAGCCGAGGCCAAGGCAAAGGTGACGAACGTGCTAAGTAGGGTAGGTGTGGTTAGCATTGGGCGTAGTGGCGGCCGTGCTGAGCAGGGTCATTGGCAGACATGACGACTGTAGGTCATGGGACCGGATCTTATCGGGCGGACATAATGCAGACGGCGAGCTCCTGCGTGACACCGGAGTTCTTGAGGTCTCCATCCCGGAGCTTGCGGTTGAGGCGTCCTCATCCTCCTTGTCGTTGAGCTCCTGCATAGGGCGGTGGAGCGCTCCAGTGAGCTCGCACGTGGCCCGTGTGGGGGCGAGGCGGCGATGCCACCTGGGCCATGGAAGGAGTTTTTTTTGTATATAAAAGAGAAATAGTGTGGTCTAGAGATTAATACATGGGTCTCATTAATTACAAACAGTGCACAACGATGTCGAATACACCATCCATCCCATTCCCCTTTATCCCTCCTATCAAATAGAAAACTGTGACCACTCCATCCTCTTAACAAATATAGAAGAGAAAGCGTTCCATCCCTAAAAACTAGGTTCGATCCATCCCATCCCATCACGTCTCCGAATCAAACACATGCTAAACCTATTGAGCATGCTTTCCCAtgccttttccaatttattttctTAGAAAGTTTTTTTTGAACTCAAAGCTGTCAATTATAATATACTAATGAGTTGATGATTTGGAATCTTCCCCGTCTCAAGAAtaacttaggccccgtttagatgccacCCAAAAGCCAAATTTTTTTGCAtagtatccgtcacatcgaatcttacggcacatgcatggagtactaaatgtagacgaaaaaaaaactaattgcacagttgggtgagaaatcgcgagacgaacctttcgaacctaattagtccataattagacactaattgtcaaataaaaacgaaagtgctaccgtagccaaaatccaaaaatttttggatctaaacggggccttagtgtcCTCAAGCAATGTTGCCAGCTACGGTGCTAGATCCTATGGCTATGAGTACTCAACCCTATGGCGCATGAGAGACAACAATTCAAATACTATCAGTAGGATATAACAACAAGCCACTAGCTTTATTTATAATATAATTTCAGTGAAATACAAGCAAGTTTCCATTTTCGATAATATAAAAAATGAGTACTACTACTATCATACATCGTGATGTTTAATAAATCTGTGATACACAAGAAACCAATGATGCATGTATAACATTTAAGAAAGACAATGTAAAGTAGTACCGAGTCATACTCCCTCTATACTAAAAAATGAAATCGTTTTGAACAACGACACGGTCTCCAAAatataactttgactacttatttttataaatatatttatcaaaaagtgatacatgtaaatttttgtgaaagtatttttcaagacaaatctattcatatggttttcacattttcaaactcagcaacttaaaagttattcatgatttatattctcaatgtttgacccaagcctggtctaaaacgacttcatttttttaATATAGAGGGAGTATCTAATAAGCATAAATGCACGTACGGCAACCAGACCAATTTGTCAAAAGAATTGCTGCAGCCACCTGTTTATTTATATATGGACTATTGGTGTTAGCTTGGAGATATATAATACTAGGTCAGGTATGCATGGAAGCATGGCAACGATGCGGATTGAATCCATATAGTAATTAATTAGGCTCCGTTTCTTCCGGAACGGGCCGTTCCATGCCTGGAACGGTTCCGACGCTATACAAATTTTCGAAGAAACCGTTCGGCTGGGAATGATTCCCCAATAACCACCCACCCGAACGAGACCTTAAGCAGCTAGGCTTCTTGCCTTCCTGGCTAAAAAAAGTCTAAATGAACAAGTGTTTCCCCAATTATCAAGTAGTTGGATCTTTCCCATTTTCCATAAAGCAATAAACGTAAGCACAACAACTTGCAAACAATAAAAACCGTGCATCACGAAATGTCACTGCAACAAAGATCAATGTCCCTATGTTTTTTTAGTCACAATTAATTGGCGGATCTATTAACTAGACAATAATTGGAAGTTAAAAGTCAGCACCTGTTGTTCTCACGTGTGATGACTAATCTGGGGGCGATTACGGTCAAGGATACTTTATTTCTTTTATTGATTGATCGATGGAGTCCCCGCCGGCCCATCGATTTCGTTGCGCTCTTTTGCACATACATCATGGAAAAAAGAGAGATGGGGGAGACAAATTTGCACAAAAAGATTTAAGTGATGAACACTACAACTGAACTAACCGCGGCAACAAAAACATGCATATGCGCGTGAGAGAAATACGTTTTTATCGTTTTCCTGAACAATAAGTCAAAAAACTATTGTTGACTACTAGTTCGTACCAGTACTATATATCTTTTTGTCCATCAAAGTGCAATGCAACCAAAACCAGTACTATATAATATATAATAAACCCTTTTCTTATAATCTTTTTGTCCATCAAAGTACAATAAGTCAAAAAACTCTCTCTCCAGCAGCAACAAGCAGAAGCAGCTAGCTGCAAGTGCAACCGAAGCTGGTTTTAATATTCATTCACACACTCTCTTGTTTCTTGCTTCGCTACTTCGGCCGTGTTTGGTTATCCTTTCTAAAAgttttaggagctaaaatctaAATAGAATTtatctaaagaaccaaacacctcctCCTAAAATCTTCTAAAAACTTTAGGAGGGGCTAAAAACTTTAGGAGCTCCACCCTCTCCTAAAAGCTCCTAAAGTCCATCATGGACCTCTACTACCCCTCCTTTATTGCCCTACCCACTAAAAGCTTCTAAAGAGGAGGGCTGTATGGTCTATTTGCTAGTACATTTATTACTTTTAGTCAGTTTTAGAAGATGAAACCAAACACTTTTTTAGGAGGTTTAGATAGCTTTATAAAAGCTCCTAAAACTTTTAGCTCCTAAAAAATTTTAGGAGTTTGGAACCGGGCCTTATGTTACAAAATCATCAACCGTAGCCTTGAAAgttgaaagtttttttttttgaaagacctTGAAAGTTGAAAGTTGAAACAGCCGGAACTACAGGTAGGCCAGCTGGAAGAAAGAGGTAGCACAGCATATCCCTTTCCGTTGCTGTTGCCAATGCCACCAATGGTATGGACGATGTTGTtactgcagcagcagcagtggtggtGTGTGGTGGTTGCCATTGCCGCGGTGGTTTTGTTGTGCGCCCGACATGGGCAGATTTCACCCCGGCCCGGCCGGGGGCGTCAGGAGTGCTTTTCCCAGAGATTTTTAAGGTCGTGCGTCACGGCTGCCGATGGCGACCGCTCGCCTTTCGCCGCTCCTCTTCCGCGCTCGCTGCCGggaggccgggcctccctctcctTGTTCCGTTTCTTTCatgctccctcctccctctccctccctctctctctctctctctctctctctctctctctctcttccatggCTGGCCGGCCGGGGTCCCACAGCTTTGGTTGCTCTCTCTCTCATGGTTGGTGGCACTTCCCTAGTCTGGCGAAACTAATCCCACTAGACGGTGTCAGCGGGAGCTATATATAACCACCTCCATTGTAGCTTGTTTCCTTGTACCCGGCTTTCCCCCGTCACCGgcttccggctccggctccggctccggctgaaTATAATCACATCACCGATCTTTCATTCCCTTTGCCTACTACTGCTAGCTCCTCTCCTCCTTTTTCCATCGACCCCTTCGATCTGTATATCAAAGAATGGCGGTAGTCGACGTCTGAATCGTACTCTGATACTACATACAGCAGAGAGCAGAcagacccttcttcttcttcctttgccTAGCTGCTTGGCCGATCGATCGATCATGAGCATCTCGGTGAACGGGCAGTCGGTGGTACCGCCGGGGTTCCGGTTCCACCCGACGGAGGAGGAGCTGCTGACCTACTACCTGAAGAAGAAGGTGGCGTCGGAGCGCATCGACCTGGACGTCATCCGCGACGTCGACCTCAACAAGCTCGAGCCATGGGACATCCAAGGTGCGTGCGTGCGTGTCTCATTGCATGCGCAATGCATAGGCTTGCAGCTGGTCGCCGCCTGCTGTCTGTCTGTGCTGACGATGGACATCTCTCCGATTCTGTGTGCAGAGAAGTGCCGCATCGGTTCTGGCCCCCAGAACGACTGGTACTTCTTCAGCCACAAGGACAAGAAGTACCCGACGGGGACGCGCACGAACCGCGCCACCGCCGCGGGGTTCTGGAAGGCCACCGGCCGCGACAAGGCCATCTACGCCTCGGGCGCCCGCCGCATCGGCATGCGCaagacgctcgtcttctaccaggGCCGCGCACCGCACGGGCAGAAGTCCGACTGGATCATGCACGAGTACCGCCTCGAGGCGGCGCTCGACGCCGCCGCCGGTGCCGCCGCCGATCACCCCTACTACACCTCGTCGCCGCCTGCTCTTCCTACCGCAGTACGTACCACTCTCTTTGTACTACTACTATATAGCAGGTAGCTAGTCCCTGTACGagtgtacgtacgtacgtacgagcttgcatgcaactgttcatgtgaccacgacgacggcgacggccacGGCGACGACGAAGAAGCAGGCTTGCTTCTTCTCGATCGTACGCGTAGTAGCTAGTAGTTGTAGctagagagaaagagaaagacgACGActagtgtgtgtgtgcgcgcgcgcgcgtgacTGCTGTAGCTGAGGTCGCGATCCATGGCGCTGCCAAGCTCATTGGTTGGTTGTTGGAAATGGGGCAGCCATGTCCCGCCCCCGCGAGTGGGAGTGTTGCTTTCACTCTCGCTGTCGTCGTCGTCACCACAGCATAGGAAAGGGGACGGACGGACTACGCTAGGTTGGGTAGGTTCGTGCTGCTGCAGTGTACGTTTCAAGGAACGACCAGCCATTAGCTTTAGgtagccggccggccggcccgctGCAGCCTGGCCTGGCCTCGGGGTGGTTGGGTTGGGCGCGGCTGTGGCCTGGCCACGCACACACAACCCGATCCCCGCGCCACCAGCAAGATCAGACGACGACGACACGCCTGCCCCATGTATGCACGCACGCGGCCGGCGAGCCAACCACACGCGGGCGTACCGTACCTGTACCACCACCGCACGCCGACCGCCGGCCCCGGCCGGGACAGCATCAGGAGTGCAGGACGCATAAGACGTACAGAAACACGGATTGCTGCTGTACCACCTGCCCCTGCTGACCTGCCTGCTCTGCATGCTACCTACGGCGACTGCTCTGCTGCTCCAGTGCTCTATCTCTAACGAACGGCCACGGCCAAacaagatagagatagagatatgcGTGGACAACGGGCATACGACCGACAAGTGTCTGTACTCTATGTTCTGTGTACCAGTGTCTTTTCTTTCCCGGAGGTCAACCCTGACGAGGACCGATCAAGGAGAGGGCAGGCAGGCAGCTTTTGAGCTGGCTCGATATCTCGCATGTGGTTCTAGCTAGGCTATTATCTGCTTATTTAGGTAGTGTGGTAGTGGTACCACCGGGATTATATTGGAGCAGCATGCAGCTAGCTAGCTAACTCCTTTTGCAGAAATGGACCATCCAGCTTTGGATGCTTCAGAATTCCAACCTTTTAACCCTATAAGGAAAACAAATTTACCATGCAGCATCATGAAGATATATTTGTCAGTAATAATCTAGACAGATAACTAATTGCATGCATGCTGAGAATTAATACTTCACTGTATATGTTACTATGTTAGGTGCTTTTTTTTTTCCCGATGTTCAGACTATAGTAATTTTGTTATTGTTTAACTATAGAAGAAATTGTGAATTGGCGTCTCATGATTTTGTTCTACGATTGTACTAGTTGGTTGTTTAAGATCTTGGCCTGAAAGTTCAGCCACCAGGAAGGCTCGAATATAGCAACTTCCTTCATAATTGTAGTAGTGACTTTATATGTCTTGCTTTCTTCTTCATAGTATGTTTGCTGATCGATTGGTGAACTTGGTGCATGCAGATCCGTGGCGCAGCGGCAGAGCAAGCGGCGCAGGAGCAGGAAGGGTGGGTGATCTGCAGGGTGTTCAAGAAGAAGAACCTCGTGCACCACGGCCAGAGCAGCGGCGCCGGCGTGACGACAGCAGCAGGAAACCACGCGGCGTCCAAgatggcggccgcggcggcgcccATGGACAGCAGCCCAAGCCACTGCTCGTCGGTGACCGTCAGCGACTACTCCAACAAGCAGCAGGCGCAGGCGATGCTGCAGCACTCGGCCAGCGACGACGCGCTCGACCACATCCTGCAGTAcatgggcggcggcggcaagcaGCCGGACACCAAGCCGGCGCTGctggaccaccaccaccacgttgCTGCAGCTACTACCACGACCGCCGCTTGTCCTGCCGGCGTCGGCGGCCTCTACGGGAAGTTAATGAAGCTCCCGCCCCTCGagcacgccggcgccggcgggctGCTGCCGAGCCCACCGGGGGCGTGCGAGTACGGCGCCGCTGACGCATCAGAGATCGCCGACTGGGACGTGCTGGACCGGCTCACCGCGTACGAGCTCAACGGCCTCTCCGACGCGTCCAAGAACATGACCGCCTTCTTCGACGTCGAGCATgctagcgccgccgccgtcgacggcGACCTGTGGAGCCTGGCGAGGTCGGTGTCGGCGTTGCACGCGGACTTGACGATGAACAACGTCTAGTCGATCTAGTTGCCGACCAACAGCTAGCCCCGACATCCATGGTCTATGCATGCATGCCGCACCACTAACTACTCGACCAGcaacatgcttgcatgtgtatgcttgcgtgcgtgcgtgcgtgccctAGCTAGCTAGTGCGTCGTGCTCCCGTAGTGCATGGCCGCCGTACGTACGTATTGCACGCTCGCACGCACACGTGTACGTACACACGTACGTACGTGCGTGAATAAACCCTAGGGAGACATATATACATCCATGGCCAGACAGATAGGAGCTGTTGCTGATGTATGTCGGTCCAGACTCCAAACTGAGCTGAGCTTGAGGCTTGAGCTCGCTCGAGGTGTGCAGTGCAGTGTGGTCCATCTGTATGTAAGCACAAAGAAAACGGAGGGAAAAAAGACATTGCAAATTAAAGGACAGCGTGGTAGTTAGCTAGTAgagaacatatatatacattattGTCCATGCATCTACCATTTGTAACTAAGCTATCACTACCAaaaacactctttgccgagcgTTACACTTGGCAAACTTGTTTACGGCAaacgctagtttgccgagtgttttatgtcgggcactcggtaaagaagttgccgagtgcaaaaaaaaaaaaaacattcggcaaacttttttccaaaaaaaaaaataaaaaggcaCGCCGACACCACTATCGaactaccaccaccgccaccaccatccacgccgccgccaccacgccgcaCCCCCGCCGCGCGGGATCCCCGCCGCCACGCTGCCGGGGAAGGAGGGGGCGCCGGATCCGCGCCGCCACGCCGCCGGGGAAGGAGGGGGCACCGGATCCGCGCCGCCACGCCGCCGGGGAAGGatggaaagagctggatccggcGAGGGGgcgctgggagagggagagggcagggCGCCGCCAagctgggagagggagggggcagggCGCCACCGCGCCGGAAGAGGGAGGGGGgagggcgccgccgcgccgggaGAGGAGGGCCGCGCGCGGCGCGCTCGGGAGAGAAGGGCCGCCACCACGCACGGAGAGAGGGAGGCGGGGCGCGCGGCGGATTTGGGGGCGGAGCGCGCGTGGATTTGGGGGCGGGGCGCTGGATCCGGCGAGGGGgcgctgggagagggagagggcagggcgccgccgcgccaggacagggagggggagggcgccgccgcgccgggaGAGGAGGGCTGCGGGCGGCGCGCTCGGGAGAGGAGGCCACCACCACGCACGGAGAGAGGGAGGTGGGGCGCGCGGCGGATTTGGGGGGGCGCGCGACGGATTTTGGGAGAGGGCA
The nucleotide sequence above comes from Miscanthus floridulus cultivar M001 chromosome 18, ASM1932011v1, whole genome shotgun sequence. Encoded proteins:
- the LOC136521337 gene encoding NAC domain-containing protein 43-like, which translates into the protein MSISVNGQSVVPPGFRFHPTEEELLTYYLKKKVASERIDLDVIRDVDLNKLEPWDIQEKCRIGSGPQNDWYFFSHKDKKYPTGTRTNRATAAGFWKATGRDKAIYASGARRIGMRKTLVFYQGRAPHGQKSDWIMHEYRLEAALDAAAGAAADHPYYTSSPPALPTAIRGAAAEQAAQEQEGWVICRVFKKKNLVHHGQSSGAGVTTAAGNHAASKMAAAAAPMDSSPSHCSSVTVSDYSNKQQAQAMLQHSASDDALDHILQYMGGGGKQPDTKPALLDHHHHVAAATTTTAACPAGVGGLYGKLMKLPPLEHAGAGGLLPSPPGACEYGAADASEIADWDVLDRLTAYELNGLSDASKNMTAFFDVEHASAAAVDGDLWSLARSVSALHADLTMNNV
- the LOC136523315 gene encoding uncharacterized protein — protein: MERAGSGEGALGEGEGRAPPSWEREGAGRHRAGRGRGEGAAAPGEEGRARRARERRAATTHGEREAGRAADLGAERAWIWGRGAGSGEGALGEGEGRAPPRQDREGEGAAAPGEEGCGRRARERRPPPRTERGRWGARRIWGGARRILGEGTRRIWRDGVRRICREEARGA